In Zonotrichia leucophrys gambelii isolate GWCS_2022_RI chromosome 6, RI_Zleu_2.0, whole genome shotgun sequence, one genomic interval encodes:
- the LOC135449993 gene encoding uncharacterized protein LOC135449993 encodes MRGTMQQPAARRRSQRPARPGAGLQRLQSHRGRGCGRRRAAGGCACLRTCCRTSGQRRQRSHSCRRPPEPPHGRHQQRPLFVSLSGCHQRGWKAVPEAELPKDLPAAVLMSPQQGSRLSTPRDSRRELEENEFCSTQGIVKKSRHLQEGPAAAVPHLPGAQEASWHKQGDATCERAVSADVENGFCTRDASVREPLAPQGTAATGNEHKRNLRRFLGEWFRCHPVGTAVLILLLLVLVLALGAAVAVLAAPQVSATEFLGCAHGWVGYNGVCYYFSRDFSTWEQGQERCSELGASLAIAKDEEAMDLLFRLRGNGDFWLGLRRRGERLHWGDGSSYSSRVPVFGKSQCVYLADERFKSGNCSNERPYVCSKAQAPL; translated from the exons ATGCGGGGCACAATG cagcagccggcAGCTCGCAGGCGCTCtcagcgcccggcccggcccggagctgggctgcagcggctgcagagccacaggggcCGCGGCTGCGGCCGCCGCAGGGCTGCCGGAGGCTGCGCTTGTCTCCGCACCTGCTGCCGCACCTCTGGGCAGCGGCGACAGCgcagccacagctgccgccGCCCTCCTGAGCCCCCGCACGGCCGGCACCAGCAGCGACCTCTCTTCGTGTCCCTTTCAGGGTGCCATCAGCGCGGCTGGAAAGCTGTTCCCGAGGCTGAGCTCCCAAAGgatctgccagcagcagtccTGATGTCTCCGCAGCAAGGTAGTCGTCTGTCCACACCGAGGGATTCCAGGCGTGAGCTGGAAGAGAATGAATTCTGCTCCACTCAAGGGATTGTTAAGAAGTCCCGGCATCTCCAGGAGGGACCAGCAGCCGCGGTTCCACACTTGCCTGGGGCCCAAGAAGCCTCTTGGCATAAGCAGGGGGATGCCACTTGTGAGCGTGCAGTGAGCGCAGATGTGGAGAATGGATTCTGCACCAGGGATGCGAGTGTGAGGGAGCccctggctccccagggcacagcagcaacGGGCAATGAACACAAAAGGAACCTCAGAAGATTCCTGG gtgaaTGGTTCAGGTGCCATCCCGTGGGCACGGCGGTGCtgattctgctgctcctggtgctggtgctggcttTGGGGGCGGccgtggctgtgctggcag caccacaggttTCAGCGACTGAGTttctgggctgtgcccatggctgggtggGCTACAATGGGGTCTGCTACTACTTCTCGCGGGATTTCAGCACGTGGGAGCAGGGTCAGGAACGGTGCTCCGAGCTCGGGGCCTCCCTGGCCATTGCCAAGGATGAGGAGGCCATG GATTTGCTCTTCCGCCTCCGTGGGAACGGCGATTTCTGGCTCGGGCTGCGCAGACGGGGCGAGCGCCTGCACTGGGGGGACGGCAGCAGCTACAGCTCCCG ggttCCCGTCTTTGGCAAGTCCCAGTGTGTGTACCTGGCTGATGAGAGATTCAAGAGTGGGAACTGCTCCAATGAGCGGCCGTATGTCTGCAGCAAGGCCCAAGCTCCCCTGTAA